TGATCTTTGGCTCGCGTAAAATAGATTTGGGTCCCAATAATACGGTGCGCATAGATAACTGGCTCAATTTCGAGATGAATCCCGAGCATGCGGCCAAAATTGGTGCACTAAAGCCCGCCCTGGAGGATCTTATTACCATAGCCTGTGATAATCCTGCCCAGGTGCTGCACCTGGATGAACGATACGCGAAGCTGGTACGCGTCATTCGTGATTTGTGCGTGCAGAGTGCAGGCGATTACCAACTGAGCCGTGAGAATGGCATATTGCCGCATATGAGTCGCCTTGGCGGAGAAAGCAATAGTAATAGTGGCGATGGTAGCGGATCTGGAGGAGGACCACCAACAAAACGTGGTCGCTTCGATAACGGCGGTGGCAACTTTGGAGGCGGAAGTAGGAACAGATTTGCAGGCAACAGAGGCGGAGGCTTTGGAAACCAAGGCGGCGGTAGAAACTTTGGCGGAGGCGGTGGACACTATCAAGGTAATCAAGGTGGCAGAGGACGTTATGGCAATCAGGGTGACAACAGCGGAGGTTACGGTAATCAAGGAGGCGGCGGAGGATTCAACAACCGTGGAGCTGGTGGTAATAATTATGGAGGGGGAGACAGCTTTGGGAACAACAGCTACGGAGGTAACAATAGTACGAACATCAATTCAGGAGGCGGCGGCAGTCAAGGAAGATTTTCTAATCAACGAggcttttaaaatttaagatttctTTGTTACCAATTACAATTACGTCTTCAAATAAACATAGCTACATTTACAAGCGTGTATTTAGTGCAAATAAGAGCTAGGAATcgtaataatttaattggcaCTCCACGCTGCAGAAGAACTTGCCCTGGAACCCATCCTCCTGGATGCATGCCGTGTTAAAGCAACTGTAGCACCAACGTTGACGCTTGATTTTGGCCAGCAACTCGTCGGGAGTTAATTTCAAGTGATTTCCTTGGTGCAGTTGGCGGCGATGGGTGTGAATCAGGCGTACTTCTTCATCCCACTGCTGGAACATTTGTTTTACGGAAACCAAGTTCTTTTCGTTTGTTTCCGAGTTGTCTGCAGTTGTTAGCTTTTCGGCCAGACTTTTCCAGTTATAATAATGCTGAAGGAAATCCTGCTCCCGATTCAGTAACTCACTTACGTCGATGGCGCATTTTGTCTTTGGCGTGGAATCTGCATTTTTAGTCGGATTTTGTATACTTGAGTACTCCGGCATATAGTAGAACGGAATGGTTTCTTCGGAATCAGATATTGATACGCCATATATATTGCTTTGCATATTGATATTTGGCATTTGCcattaaattcttttgttttttttttttttgaaacaGATGACCGCGCAATGCCGTTAGTTTCGAGTGAGGGCTTCTGAAAGTTCTGTTAATAGAACTTGCTAGGGCTACAGTATAATGATAACTTACAGCCTCGATATGTTTCGAAATAGTTTACAGCTAGCCGTTACAATCAAACTGTTAACTAAATTGCCAGGGCTGCGAAAAATATGTAGCTGTCAGCATCCAAAATCTTTTTTgggtaaatttgtttttattattttttgcacttgATTTCAGacgtatttattgtttgtaatttactttaattatcaccatattatttatgtacatttgcTTATTGTACACTACTATACAAATTGACAAGATACCTGTCtgttaattttcttttttctatcGAAACGTATCGATAGTTTTACAGTTTCAGCGCCGCCATTCAATTGTAGCGTCACTTGCTATTCGCGCCGTTTTAATtcagtaattttaattatcttTCGTTGAATTCTGAGTGTTATTTCGTTACACTGTTGTTTTAGattagtaaataataaataatggaTTTCGATAATGCCAAGGAGAATATCCAGCCCTTGGCAAGTGGACGCAACGTGAGCCTGTTGCAGGCATCGCTGTGTCAAGATGCCTCACAAGAGTTGAACGCCCAACGAAAGCAGCTGGAATTGGATATTAAAAACTACAGTGGCGATGATCCGCTGGAGCCGTGGTACAACTACATCTGCTGGATTGAACAGAGCTATCCGGCGGGTGGCAGCAACTCGGGCCTGCAGAAAGTCATGCACAAATGCCTAACAAACTTTGATCGCGATGAGCGCTATAAACAGGATCGACGTCTCATCAAGTTGTTTATCAAGTTTGTAAGTTTGTAGACTTGGAAAGTTATGTTTTGAGTTTACAGTCGTGACTTAATGCGCTTTTGCAGATGGGCAACCAGGGCGATAAGATCGAGTGCTATCAGGAGATGTACAATAGTGGAATTGGCACCATGCTTGCCGATTTCTATATTGCCTGGGCCTATAGCTACGATCTGGGCGGTAATATGCGTAAAGCCAATGACATTTTTCAATTGGGCATCAAATGCCGGGCCGAACCGCTGGAGGAACTGAAGGAGGCGCACCAACATTTCGGTTTCACGGTTGCCCAAAGAATGATGTACACAGATGGCGAAGAGTCTGCAGTCGCCACACAGGAGCTAAATGATCGTCGCCTGGCGCTGCGTTCGCTGCATGGCCAGAAGCGCAACAATACCATCACAGTGGGCAGCGTACGAACAGGAGCGGCTATTAAGAGTAATATGCCGGGTGTGGTACAGGTTAGTCTTCTAATCTGTTTTAATGATGtgaagcaattaaaatttctttatttgcaGAACGATGCACCGAGCACGAGTCGAGCCAGTCGCAATGCCAACCGCCAGCTGGAAGTCTTTAACGATGAGAACGCTGATGCTGTTAACATGCCACCACCGCCAGCTCCAACAACGGATGAAGCAGAGCCAGCCAAGACCAGCTTGCGTTCCATTATTGATTCGGCACGCGAACAGGAGAATCTAAAGGAGCCAATTGCATGGAGCAAGCCGCATAAGCATGGTAAAATTTTTGCTGCAAATGCTGCCCATGATCCGGCATTTGCCATCCATGTGGACGAACAGACATTGCCACCCATCACGAACTATGAACGCAATTTCGATAAACCCTTCAAGCGACCGCCGAATTTTGTGGCAAAGAGTGCTCCACAAAAGCCTTGGGTGACGCCAGTAACCATCGAGGATGAGCCTAACAGCAGTGCGCTGCCGTGTTACGACAAATGCCTGACTTATCCGCGTCCCAACATGGAATTCTCGCCGGAGGAGTATTTGGCTTATCGCTGGTTTAAGAAGCGCAACGATCAGCATCCGTTTGTGCTGCGCAACAACGAATGGTGGGGCAATGGAGCAACGTATGGAGTTCGTCGTTATCCTAATTTTGCTACTGCCTCTAAGCCACAGACAATCGATCCTAATGATGGTTATCTGAAGCTGCCAGAGGTGCCATCAATGCGGCCAATGCTAGAGCAGCTCTACAACGATGAGGAGCAGCGAGAGTATCAGCTGGAGGAGATGTTGGCCGTAAAGTGGCGCACGAAACGCAATGAAATGCGTGGTGAAATGGATATGGAGGAGACGGTTTTGATGCCGCAGGATAAAATGCCCAGGCGCAAGAGTTTCTTTCCGGAGGGCGGGCCACCGGGCTCCATTCGCAAGTCGGTTATGCCGCATATGTCGTATATTAGAGAGGAAAACGATGAAGAGGAtgaggagcaacagcaacctgCAGAAAAGAAGGCGCCAGAAtcaagtgcaataaaaatatgggTAGATCCAGCAGATGAGGCGCCAACCACATCGTCAAAGGCAGCGACAATTGCATCAAAAACTGCAACCGTAGTTTCGCCAGCTTTTGAGGACAAATTTGTCGCGCCTGCACCGCCAGTGAGTAAATTTGCGATACATGAAGATGATGCATTGCCAGCGCCCGCATCTCAATTGAACCCAGCGCCCAGCGCCTTCTTTGATGCCGACGAAACGTGTTCGACGCAAACGTTCAACATATTCCTGAAATCGCAGGCCGTGAGCACGCCAAAAATGACACAAAAACAGGCGCCAGCTCGTCAATTTGGAACGCTTCTCAAGGACACCGCATCGCCACTGCCGCCCGCTCCTGCTGCGACTGTGGAGGAGGCAAGCGGCGAGGCTATTGCTCAGCCTGTGTCCCCCATGATGCGTAAGCAACTTTCGACCATCTTGGAGACGTCCGAGCATGGCGGACACGGCAGCTCTGGGGGGACAAATGCGACCACTAAGTCCACCATTGTGTCGGCCACAACAGCATCATCGGACACGCTGCAGGGCGGGCGACTCCAGGGCGAGTGCACGCCGGGTCCGACGCGTCTGCAGCGTCAAATTGTTGCGGAATTGGACGAAGAAGACCTACCCGTTGGCAATTTCGAGCGTTTGCAACTGTGGGAGCCAAATGCGCCCAGTGTGCCGCTGCTGAAATCACTGCATTTCCAAGAAGACAAAACAGAGACGGTGCCGCGACCTTTGATGGCCTGTTATCAGGAGGATAGAACAGAAACATTGCCCAAGATGCCAATGGCACTGCCCGAGATGTCGCTGCTTCAGAGCACAGCGAATGCATCGAAGCTGTTCCAACAGCCAGCAATGCCGCAGCTGCGCcatgatgaggatgatgagctaaacagtttgttttgcaaaacGCCAGCCAAATCGAAGGCATTCGGAGGTGGTTCGCCAGTGTTTTCGGTCACATCGAAGCGGCCATGCAATCAACAGACTCCCGAGTTCAGCAAGAGTTCCATTAAGCAAACGCAGCTCGCTGCAAAGCATTCGCTTGATATGTTCGATGAGGTCGCCAGCTCGGGGCCAACAACTAAACCAACAATGCCGAACAAGACCGAATCCTTTATGGCAGATCTGTCGTTGGTGCCCGATACACAGGCGGCTCCAAAAATGCAGCCAGCGGAAAAGAATTTCGAATTATTTCTGGATGACAGTAtgctgccgccgccaccgccagctTTGCCGCCAATGTTGGACTGCACACTGCCGGAGACGCAGCCAGAGACACAGCATCAGCAAACCGTTGGATTGGCGCATTTAACCGCTTCCTTTATGAAGGATTGCACCGAGTTAAGTATTTGCCCGCTGCAATTGCCGGTGGCCCCGAAGAGTCCACCaccaaaatttgaaatctttCTCGATGAGACGATGCCACCACCGTCTAAGCCATCAGCAATCGTTGTAACAGACAGCAGCCAATCGAAGGGAGGCAGTCATGCTCTCGTCGATAAGCTGGAGACAATTGGACCAGCCCACTTAACTGCATCGTTTATGAAGGATTGCACCAAGCTGGGCAATCCTTCGTCTTCAATGAAACTGAAGATACTCGACGAGTCCGCGGACAAATCCGCTAAGACATCCTCTGGGCAAACAGCGGGCAGCGATTACTTTGAATTGAATGCAGCCACCGAAATGTTTGCTAGCGATTTGAGCATAATCAAGAACTCCACATTGCTGCCGACGAAAAGCAAGCGAAGCAATTCGCCTGTGGAGCAGTTGAAGCCTGTTGCTGTCACCGAGTTGCCGCACATCACCATTGAGAAGACCCACGACCACGGCGAGGATGGATCCATTTACTACAAGACAACGCCGTTGTCGCCAAAACAATCGCATACTGCGTGGCATCAGACGAGCTTGTGCACGCCACCGAGGGAGACGTATGAGCATCGCAAGCCCAGCATGGATGAGTCTGCGTTAAATAGTACGCTGGCTCAAAACAATGTGAATCCTTTCAATGCGGATATTATCAACTCGCTGCTTGATTCCATTGAGTTCTCGCAGTACATCGAAAAGTTACCCAATTGCCAGCTGATGGGACATGTAAAGCGTTTGGCGCCCCAGTCAATGCTGGAAGTGTGTGGCGAACAGTTTGATGTGAACAAAATGATTGGCAAGGGCGCATATGGAGCTGTGTTCGTTGGCGAGCACAAGGCGTCGGGCAATAAGGTTGCACTCAAACAGGAGAAACCCACCAACTATTGGGAATATTACATATGTCTTGAGGTGCATTCACGGCTGGCCAACGAGGAAATGGTAAGTGAAAAGTAATCTCGTTGAATTAAAATCTTAACCGATTCAACCTATAGATTGGCGCCTTTATGCACATCGACTATGCGCTTGTGAGCAACAACTGCAGTGTTTATATCTCTGAATTCTCCGCGTATGGTTCACTCATCACCGTTTGTAACAAATACAAGAAGTACACCAACAAGAATGTGGATGAATATGTCGTTATGATGCTGTGCTGTCAGCTGCTCGATATCGTCGATCATTTGCATGCGATGGGCATCATTCATGCCGACATCAAGGCAGACAATATTCTGCTTATGAAACTGTAAGTCGACTCTTACTTAAAATATCATCTTAAGTTGTCATGCAACTCGTAAAATCCTCATCAATTTGATTgcttttaaagtttaaaacgTAACGCAATTTAAAGGTTTACTCGTTTTGTTTACAGCGTCAGTACGCAAGCAAAGGAGCTCAGTTTGCAGTTGATTGACTTTGGGGTGTCCATTGACACCAAACTGTTTCCGCCTAAGCAAACATTCGACTATGTCCACAATGATGATGCCTTCAAGTGCATTGAGATGCGCACTCAGCGTCGCTGGACGTATCAATTGGATTTGTTTGGACTCGCTGGAGTGATGCATGTGCTGCTCTTTGGCCGCCACATGGAGGTGGGCCAACGTCAGGCGGGCGGCATTTGGATGCCCAAACAGGCATTTCCACGTTATTTCAATCGCCAGACATGGGAGTCGGTCTTCCGGGCGCTGCTCAATGTGCGCGATTGCCAAAGCATGCCCAATTTACAGGATTTGAAAACGATGCTCAAATCCGACTTGGCCGAAAAGGAGAAATATGTGGAGGCGGCCATAGCCAAGTTTAATATGGTCATGCAGAGGAAATCTTAGTCTGGAGTTTAATTTAGTCAAGTGTTTAAATATAAGATATCGTTTTAAGCCTCGAAAATATTCCTAATAAAAACAGCACTTTTTTTGCGTTGataaatatgttttgaatATGCAGTCTCTATGCcattttgtacatatttatttccttattttcatttggcgGCACGCAACATTGAAATGCATCCTTTAATGACCGCAATTGCACACTTTGTGCCATTATAATAGTCGCGGTCATTTTAAACTTTCAGTCGGTTTACGAGCAACTCGcgtataaacaaaataatttcgaCCCAATTAAGCGGTTTTACGTAAATTTTACAATGCGGCGTCCGAGCATTAACCGAATCGCATCGAACCGAATCCAGCGAAACCAAAATGCTCTGTGCTGCCATCTCGCCCACTTCCGCTGCCACACTTTCATCCCCTCCGGCTACCCTGCCTGCTCTCCGCATCATAGCTTACCCAATAACCCACTCAATTCGAgtgcaatgcaatttttggTTGAATCAAATAATTTGGTTTACAACGCGAGTATTTTACTGGATGAATGGTTGCGTTTTTGCGGGGATCGAGAGGGAAGAGTGAAACTAGCTGGCgccatttgtatttgaattttggaATTGTGCACGCATTTTTAGAGGCCTTTTTGTCGTTCCTGTTTGGCCTGCACTCGGACGATGCTAACCGATGCTATATTCGTTTCCGGCCATGTCGCTGATGTCGCTTGCGTTATGCCGGTCACAATTGTCCCATGGCCTGTGGTCGGGCATATGCACAGCATATAAATCAAAGTCACAACCGAGCTAGACATGATTCACAAATGATCAAAACAGGCGCAGAAGCTCACTACCCTTGGTGCTCTGCACCAAGTGCTGGACGCCATATGAAAGTCTTATAAATCAACTTTGTGCTATGTTTGCATCGCGGTAACTGCTAGTTGCTAGTTGGTAACTGGGTCTAAGCTGCCCACTCCACCAAGCATGGGCAATGCATGCGGTTGACTTTTCGCTGCAAAGTTTGCACAAATTCGGCCGAGTCCGAGTTCCTTGTAGTTTgtcaaaaaatttgattggGAAAGCCGAAAACTAAGCacaaattgcgtatacgaccCATATGCAGAGGCCACATGTGAACTCGACCATTCTCGGTAAATACATGCATAGCTCTAAGTTATTCTAaagattaaatataaatatacccaaAATAGAAAGAGACGGCATTTGAGTATTTGGCATATATTTAAAGCAGCTGTGTGCTGGATaagtttgcaattttatttatcaagcAATTGTTGTGGCTTTATTTGAgggcgcacacacacacactcatacacacatagtAGTCGGGGTCTCACATGGATATACatgatttatgcaaattgaaaatgaccTTAGACCCtgacacatacacatttacaACATGCAACGAACACTGTCCATTTACCATGTcatccttgttgttgttgttgtttttgctctgTGCGCCATTTTTCGACTCCTGTTGACTTGATTGTGGCAGCTGCTTGCCGCTTAGCTCCACTTCCCCAAACcattttgcagttgctgctgctgctgctgcacagctTAGCAGCATCCCGGCAAACTCCTCTTAAGCCTTTTTTTTGGGAGGTTGGGGTCTATTGCCGATGCCGTCATGCATTTTGCATcataaagtatttttgcacCATTATTTCAtgaaattcacatttattttgcagctGCTCTTGGGGCAAAAAACCCAACGCGGGCGTCTACCGTTTCCTCTAGCAGCCCCTTAACACGAAACGCCTCATTGgccaaaagcacacacacacacacacacacacgtaaatAAACATGTATGTACGTTGCATGTGTGTAAGTTAGTTCAATGTTTTGCTATACGAGTTACTCTGAAATGAACTGCAGATTAGAAAACTGCAAGCAAACTCGATGCACACAAGCAAAACTTGAGTATAGGTCAAGTTACAATAAGTTGTTTGGCAGCCTGTTTCAGccgtgtgttgttgttgctgctgctgctgagtttTGGCAGATGGTTTTTCAAAGAAAACCCAGTTAACGAAACAATGAGTTCACAAACTATTATTCTTGAGTGTGCATATTGTAATGCTTATGCAAATTCTTGCATTCTACTATTTGGCTTTATCTTCTCCGACTTTTATTGCCAGCTGAACTGTTGCCTTAATTAACTAAGTTAGTTAGTTTTGGAACTCAGAacctttattaattttgatatttttaaaaagtatattttgtggcTTTGCTAAAATGAATTCTATTGAGTGTTAGGTTTCTTCTAAtcgtttaataatttatttgatacaAGTACTATGAAAGTATTGTTCTTTATAGTATATCATATTTAAGCTATGTTTTTTAAGCCTGCTAGATTTAAGAATTACTTTTGTAAATTCGTGCTTATTATGGAAGagttcaaaaatgtatttggtGTTCTAAAGAGAGGCTTTATTTAAGACtatcaatttacaattatttttgaaataacaaattacatCAACACATTGATAGggaataattaatttactgtCTTCTTagccaataaaaaattataatagtCATTATTAAAACAAGTGTTAAATCCAAATTCTAGCAggtatttatttcttataccTCAGCAAGATTACATAATTCCAATTCACGAAACTGAATTTTTCGGATGTATTtgactaaaataaatactgtgCGATTTTGCAGTGTAATCAACATCGCGTAGTAGAAAGTAACAATATTATGCTGAACCCCATTGTATAATCATATAGCATATCATATCATCATCAGACGCTAGTAGCCAAGATTGCCGTTAGAGTTAATCAACTTATAAAAGAACAGAATAGAACCAGAACCGTACTATACGTCTAATTGCAGCAATAATCGCTTATTGCTCGGAGTACTCATACGACGCGTTGTACGCTGACTTACTCCAATCTCATGCCCAGACGTCGTTGTGTATGGCTGCTATATGGCAGCAAGAGCTTTTGAATGTATGCTCAGACGTATTTCAGATATTGACAAGAGTGTCTCGCGTGGTATTGCTGTTTGCCGCACTGTCTGCCCTATGGGAATGGGTGAACGGGAAGCCGTTTTAAATGTCAGTTAAACACTTCATACTTACGTGTGtgtgataataataataaaaggaaTATCTTTTTTGCGGCTAATTAgttaataaaaagtttatctcattgccaaaaataatgAGTGCCTTCGTTGAAAATACAGGTGAATATCggaatgaatatttaataacaagaTGACCCCATCGTGTGTTACGATTGCacgaaaaaaatttaatttcctaATTGTGCTTTgctaaatgcattttttattggtgtttataaattatatagaatAAATTGTTCGGACATTACTGAAATTTACATGCACAGCACTAATAAATTTCGTGTTTATTTTCTGTGAATCAAAAAAAGCACCGGAAAACccgaataaatatttatcagaAGCTCCAGTTTTTGTTAATCAGCGCAAACCATCTTAACACGTTTCTAAGACAACATAAAGTGTTTcgagtaataaataatactaaatacttcgaaatggaatttgaaaataataatttggtcAAAACTTATCGTAGCCGTACTAGTAATTTTTCTCACGATTCTCAAGATAGAAAAACGTATTTGTACCGAACTGTTTATACCGTAgttgtcataaaaatatacttaattgaAACATTGTTCAGCGCCATTGATTTGAAAACCCAATTAGGGATCCATAAATATCAAGATGCTAGCCACAAAATTACCCCAAAAAAGCTTTTGGTCAATAAGCTAAGGgtctatttaaaatttttgcatgATAACGATTTGGAACACTCCCAAGGCCCCGTTATCGGCATACGATATCTGCAGGCTGTGCTGCTCTTCCTGGCCATTTGCGTCAATTATATAGCCCGGCTAAATGTGAGTATCGCCGTTGTGGCCATGACGGATGCGGAGACAACCAATTCGGATTTTCCAGTAAGTACAGCAAATTTTTGAACATTGAACTTAAAGATTAACTATTTTTGTTATAGGTATACGACTGGACAGAGGCCGAGCGGTCCTACATCCTGTCCAGCTTCTCTTGGGGCTATATTTTGACGCAGTTTCCAGCCGGATTTCTAGTGCGAATGTTTGGCGCCAAAGCTGTGTTATTCATACCCACCTTGGCCTCGGCAGTGTTGAGCGCACTGACGCCTTACTTCATCAGCTGGGGCGGTTGGGTTGCGTTCAGTGTGCTTCGCATCGTTATGGGACTCTTCCAGGGTCTCATATTTCCCTGCATACACGAGCATTTGGCCAAATGGTCGCCACCCAAGGATCGCAATCGTTTGGGTGTTATCGCCTATTCGGGTGCCGATTGTGGCACGGTGCTGGCAATGGGCATTAGCGGACTCATTGCGGACAGTTCGATGGGCTGGCCGGGCATATCGTATGTCTCGGCGGGATTGTGTCTCATCTGGTGTGTGCTTTGGCTGGTGTTTGGCTCCAACAATGCGCCCAGCTCGTGGATGGTTGGTAAAAGTGAACGTGATTACATTGAGCGTTCGATGAAGCGAGAGGATGGATTCCATGTACAGAAAATACCGATACCCTGGCGTGCAATATGGACATCGGCGCCGTTCTATGCACTGCTCATTGTGCGCAGCGCTCAGGGATGCGCCTTCTCGACCATGCAGCTGCAGACGCCAGCGTATATGCATGGTGTACTGGAGATGGACATCAAGAGCAATGCCTTGTTCTCAGCTTTGCCGTTTTTGGCCATGTGGTGCATGTCGTATGTGTATCTGGCCATTGCGGATGTGATCATGTCCCGTAAGTGGTTGTCGTTGACCACGATGCGTAAGTCCATCAATACGGTGGCGTATTGGGGTCCGGCTGCGGCGCTGATTGGCATAGGGTTTTTGGACAAGTCGCAGACGGAATTGGCCATTGCTCTGATGACCATTAATGCTGGCTTAAATGCGGGCTCGAGCATTGGCAGCCTTTTGACCATCATCGATATGAGCCCCAATCATTCGGGCATAGTTATGGCCATTGTGAATGGATTTGGAAATATTATTAACCTGCCAAACCCGTTGTTGGTGGGCGTCATTGTCACGGAACCCGTAAGTATCAAATGCTTATCTCGAAATGCCGCAACTATTAACTGCCTTCCTCCATCTCTTGTTGCAGAGCTCTCGAAGTCAGTGGCAAATTGTATTTGGCATGACGGCCTTTGTCTTCATCGTTGGCAATCTAGTGTATCTCATTTGGGGCACCACGGACCAACAGCCTTGGGATGCTGTGGACTTCTTGAAGCCGCTTCCCGACGCCGAACTGAATCAAGATGCAGTCTCTGACAAAAAACCAGAAGCAGGGCATAAAGTGTTAGAGAAAACCATGTGAAGCTCAATTCAGCTTGGCGTCAAGTACTTTGAACTccacataaaacaaataactaagaatgcaaatattattcatGTTTGTcggaattcatttttaattctGGGATAAACGAGAATTTGATTAACCTCAGCCAAATCGCAAAAACGAAACTGTTAACTAGATTATTAAGTATAGGGTAACTTCTAGTCGATGCTCAATTAGTGTTTACccaaattgttaaattgattaacttacaataaattaaaatttgtgaattttacTTGTTATCTTATCTCAATCTTCTCGCTCTTACCTTTTTAATCTGTCACATCATATCGGAGATCttgatttcaatataattataattgcaaataaatcgATTGGTCAAAACCATAAATCAGTATcaagcaattcaattaatttgaaatgaaattaattattatgtttaCACTCGCATATGTAGTTGAGCTTagatatttgattttcttacATTAAAATGAGTGAGTTTTCATTCTTATCTTATCCCAACCGTGTGGCTTGTTCCATTTTAATCGGTCATATCTAATCAAACATCAAATCATAAATCAATATCAAGCAAATCGTGGAATAGCCAAATTATGTCAGCAATTAATTATGGTGGTTCACATATAATTGCGTCCAATCTTACAATCACGTTTAGCTATTTGTATAGTGAATATGcacgtttttatacccgctactcatagggtaaaagtgtattataactttgtgtcggcaggaaatgtgtgtaacaggtagaaggaggcatttccgaccctataaagaatgtacatatattcttgatcagcatcaatagccgagacgatctaaccatgtccgtctgtctgcctgtccgCCTGTGAgcctgtccgtccgtccgtatgaaacactggctctcagagactataagagatagagctataatttcttttgacagcatttttatacccgctacccatagggtagaagggtattataactttgtgccggcaggaaatgtatgtaacaggtagaaggaggcatctccgaccctataaagtatatatattcttgatcagtgtcaacagccgagacgatctagccatgtccgtctgtgtgtctgtgcgtctgtctgtctgtccgtctgcccgtatgaaacactggatatcagagactataagagatagagctataatttttcttcgacagcatttgttatgtttgcacgcagatcaagtttatttcaaatttttgccacgcccacttccgccccccaaatcataaaaattgaacaagcgtaattttaaagctagagttgcgaattttagtatattcaataattattatagaatttatgattcctgaaaatttggttgcgatcagataaaaattgtcgaagttattaaagaaatacttttgaatgggcaaaaacgcctacttactaggggtcttatttgccttggctgacaatctggtatattatgccgtctatggtatattttgaatgtggtactatatcgatataccaaacataccattttgtatatttttgtattttttcagtatattcagtatat
This is a stretch of genomic DNA from Drosophila albomicans strain 15112-1751.03 chromosome 3, ASM965048v2, whole genome shotgun sequence. It encodes these proteins:
- the LOC117566657 gene encoding uncharacterized protein LOC117566657; translated protein: MDFDNAKENIQPLASGRNVSLLQASLCQDASQELNAQRKQLELDIKNYSGDDPLEPWYNYICWIEQSYPAGGSNSGLQKVMHKCLTNFDRDERYKQDRRLIKLFIKFMGNQGDKIECYQEMYNSGIGTMLADFYIAWAYSYDLGGNMRKANDIFQLGIKCRAEPLEELKEAHQHFGFTVAQRMMYTDGEESAVATQELNDRRLALRSLHGQKRNNTITVGSVRTGAAIKSNMPGVVQNDAPSTSRASRNANRQLEVFNDENADAVNMPPPPAPTTDEAEPAKTSLRSIIDSAREQENLKEPIAWSKPHKHGKIFAANAAHDPAFAIHVDEQTLPPITNYERNFDKPFKRPPNFVAKSAPQKPWVTPVTIEDEPNSSALPCYDKCLTYPRPNMEFSPEEYLAYRWFKKRNDQHPFVLRNNEWWGNGATYGVRRYPNFATASKPQTIDPNDGYLKLPEVPSMRPMLEQLYNDEEQREYQLEEMLAVKWRTKRNEMRGEMDMEETVLMPQDKMPRRKSFFPEGGPPGSIRKSVMPHMSYIREENDEEDEEQQQPAEKKAPESSAIKIWVDPADEAPTTSSKAATIASKTATVVSPAFEDKFVAPAPPVSKFAIHEDDALPAPASQLNPAPSAFFDADETCSTQTFNIFLKSQAVSTPKMTQKQAPARQFGTLLKDTASPLPPAPAATVEEASGEAIAQPVSPMMRKQLSTILETSEHGGHGSSGGTNATTKSTIVSATTASSDTLQGGRLQGECTPGPTRLQRQIVAELDEEDLPVGNFERLQLWEPNAPSVPLLKSLHFQEDKTETVPRPLMACYQEDRTETLPKMPMALPEMSLLQSTANASKLFQQPAMPQLRHDEDDELNSLFCKTPAKSKAFGGGSPVFSVTSKRPCNQQTPEFSKSSIKQTQLAAKHSLDMFDEVASSGPTTKPTMPNKTESFMADLSLVPDTQAAPKMQPAEKNFELFLDDSMLPPPPPALPPMLDCTLPETQPETQHQQTVGLAHLTASFMKDCTELSICPLQLPVAPKSPPPKFEIFLDETMPPPSKPSAIVVTDSSQSKGGSHALVDKLETIGPAHLTASFMKDCTKLGNPSSSMKLKILDESADKSAKTSSGQTAGSDYFELNAATEMFASDLSIIKNSTLLPTKSKRSNSPVEQLKPVAVTELPHITIEKTHDHGEDGSIYYKTTPLSPKQSHTAWHQTSLCTPPRETYEHRKPSMDESALNSTLAQNNVNPFNADIINSLLDSIEFSQYIEKLPNCQLMGHVKRLAPQSMLEVCGEQFDVNKMIGKGAYGAVFVGEHKASGNKVALKQEKPTNYWEYYICLEVHSRLANEEMIGAFMHIDYALVSNNCSVYISEFSAYGSLITVCNKYKKYTNKNVDEYVVMMLCCQLLDIVDHLHAMGIIHADIKADNILLMKLVSTQAKELSLQLIDFGVSIDTKLFPPKQTFDYVHNDDAFKCIEMRTQRRWTYQLDLFGLAGVMHVLLFGRHMEVGQRQAGGIWMPKQAFPRYFNRQTWESVFRALLNVRDCQSMPNLQDLKTMLKSDLAEKEKYVEAAIAKFNMVMQRKS
- the LOC117570195 gene encoding putative inorganic phosphate cotransporter → MSAFVENTGPVIGIRYLQAVLLFLAICVNYIARLNVSIAVVAMTDAETTNSDFPVYDWTEAERSYILSSFSWGYILTQFPAGFLVRMFGAKAVLFIPTLASAVLSALTPYFISWGGWVAFSVLRIVMGLFQGLIFPCIHEHLAKWSPPKDRNRLGVIAYSGADCGTVLAMGISGLIADSSMGWPGISYVSAGLCLIWCVLWLVFGSNNAPSSWMVGKSERDYIERSMKREDGFHVQKIPIPWRAIWTSAPFYALLIVRSAQGCAFSTMQLQTPAYMHGVLEMDIKSNALFSALPFLAMWCMSYVYLAIADVIMSRKWLSLTTMRKSINTVAYWGPAAALIGIGFLDKSQTELAIALMTINAGLNAGSSIGSLLTIIDMSPNHSGIVMAIVNGFGNIINLPNPLLVGVIVTEPSSRSQWQIVFGMTAFVFIVGNLVYLIWGTTDQQPWDAVDFLKPLPDAELNQDAVSDKKPEAGHKVLEKTM